A region of Lycium barbarum isolate Lr01 chromosome 3, ASM1917538v2, whole genome shotgun sequence DNA encodes the following proteins:
- the LOC132631004 gene encoding uncharacterized mitochondrial protein AtMg00810-like, which produces MTYLLLYVDDIIFTTSSDDLRKSIMTLLNSEFAMKDLGPLSYFLGIAVTRHAGGLFLSQKKYAEEIIEQASMLSCRPSATAVDTKPKLSATSTSPFKDSSLYRSLAGALQYLTFMRPDISYAGTLDHGFHLYPSKPTTLISYTDEDWGGCPDTRRSTSGYCVFLGDNLISWSAKRQVTMSRSSAEAEYRGVANVVFESCWLRNLLLELHCPIRKATLVYCDNVSAIYLSDNPVQHQRTKHIEMDIHFVREQVARGHVRVLHVPSRYQIADIFTKGLPLVLFEDFCDSLSVRKPPTSTAGVC; this is translated from the exons ATGACATATCTTCTTttgtatgtggatgatatcatcttTACTACCTCCTCTGATGATCTTCGCAAGTCTATCATGACACTTCTCAACtctgaatttgctatgaaggatttgggaccACTCAGTTATTTCTTGGGAATAGCTGTTACTCGTCATGCTGGTGGTTTATTTTTATCTCAAAAGAAGTATGCCGAAGAGATCATAGAACAAGCTAGCATGTTGTCTTGTAGGCCAAGTGCCACTGCAGTTGACACCAAACCGAAGTTAAGTGCCACTTCTACCTCACCATTTAAGGATTCTTCACTTTATCGTAGCCTGGCAGGTGCACTGCAATATCTCACTTTCATGAGACCAGACATTTCGTATGCT GGCACCCTTGATCATGGCTTTCATCTTTATCCATCTAAACCCACCACTCTCATTTCGTATACGGATGAagattggggtggttgtccaGATACAAGGCGTTCGACTTCTGGTTATTGTGTCTTTCTTGGTGATAATCTCATTTCTTGGTCCGCCAAGCGGCAGGTCACCATGTCTCGATCTAGTGCGGAGGCTGAATATCGAGGGGTAGCCAATGTAGTTTTTGAGTCTTGTTGGCTACGCAATCTTCTTCTAGAACTTCATTGTCCAATACGAAAGGCTACGTTGGTGTactgtgataatgttagtgccatatatCTATCCGACAATCCTGTTCAACATCAACGTACTAAGCATATCGAGATGGATATTCACTTCGTCCGTGAACAAGTTGCTCGTGGTCATGTACGTGTCCTACATGTCCCATCGCGCTATCAGATCGCGGATATATTTACTAAAGGTCTTCCCTTGGTTCTATTTGAAGATTTTTGCGACAGCCTAAGCGTCCGCAAACCTCCcacttcgactgcgggggtgtgttag